Genomic window (Leptospira kirschneri serovar Cynopteri str. 3522 CT):
TTAGAAATCGATTGCTTAAGGATGGTTGAAAAATGGTATTAGCGCCGATTGCACTTTTTGTTTATAATAGACCGGAACATACAAGAAGAACGATCGATTCTTTATCAAACAACGATTATGCGGAACAGTCTGAATTATTTGTATTTTGTGATGGGCCTAAGCCTAATACAAATATGGACAAGATCAGAGAAGTCAGATCGATTGTCAAAAAAGCGGCTGGTTTTAAAAACGTTATCGTTTATGAAAAAGAAGTCAATGTAGGTTTAGCAAAATCCATTATATCTGGAGTGACTGAACTAGTAACAAAACATGGCAAAATTATCGTTTTAGAAGACGATATGGTAACCTCGAAATATTTTTTGACTTATTTAAATCATGGATTAGAATATTATAAGAATTTAAATCGAGTTGTTTCCATACACGCCTATCGGCTTCCGTTTACCGCAAAAACTCCCGAGACGTATTTTTTAAGAGGCGCCGATTGTTGGGGTTGGGCGACTTGGAAAAGGGGCTGGGATCTATTTGAAGTCGATGGACAAAAACTTCTAAATAAACTAGTTTCAGAAAAACTAATTTATCAATTTGATATGCAAGGATCTTATCCTTATACTCAAATGTTAAAAGATCAAATTGCGGGTAAAAACGATTCCTGGGCCATACGATGGTATGCTTCCACCTTTTTACAAAATAAATTAACGTTGTATCCTGCGAGATCCTTAGTGTTTAACATTGGATTGGATTCTTCCGGAACACATTGTGAGGTTACAGACGAGTATGACGTAGACTTGAGTTCAACACCGATTCGGATTGAAACGATTCAAATCGAAGAGAATGTTTTCGTTAGAAATTTATATAGAGATTATTTTCGTAAACTCAGTCGATCGGATTTGAAAACTCGAATTTTTGGTCGATTGAAACAACTTCTAAAACATATGAAAACAAGGATTTGGCCTAGAAAATCTAGTCTGCCGTAAGATTCAAATTGTTGAATTGAAAGATATGTTTTAAAGTTTATTTATAGAAATAATATATACAAAAATTAGAATGTATTTTGCTTTTATAAACGACAAAAAATTTTATATAAAGTCTAAAAAATAAATATAAAATTCTTTGTAAAATTACTGTATTGGTAATGTCATAAAAATTTGTAGGTCATTGTTTAGAAATTTTAAGAAAAACTTTAAAGATTTGTAAAGTTTAAAATTAGGATATAAAAAGATCCGATTTCTTAAGAAGTACATTCTGTTCTAAACAATACGAAAGTAAAGTTTCTATATCTACTATGAATTCAATTTTAAAAGTTTATATAAAGAAAATCGCATATAAATTTTTCCCCCCTGTTTTTTGGGATTTATTAAAGTTTGCTAAAAAGCAATTTAATAAATGGGTTAAATTCAAAAGACACGGCTGGCTTTTGTATGATGGTTTTAATGGAATTTATGAGACTTGGGAAGAGGCTTCTCAGTTCTGTGGTTCTTATGATTCTGATTTAATTTTAGAAAAGTGTAAACAATCCTTATTAAAGGTGAAGC
Coding sequences:
- a CDS encoding glycosyltransferase family A protein; its protein translation is MVLAPIALFVYNRPEHTRRTIDSLSNNDYAEQSELFVFCDGPKPNTNMDKIREVRSIVKKAAGFKNVIVYEKEVNVGLAKSIISGVTELVTKHGKIIVLEDDMVTSKYFLTYLNHGLEYYKNLNRVVSIHAYRLPFTAKTPETYFLRGADCWGWATWKRGWDLFEVDGQKLLNKLVSEKLIYQFDMQGSYPYTQMLKDQIAGKNDSWAIRWYASTFLQNKLTLYPARSLVFNIGLDSSGTHCEVTDEYDVDLSSTPIRIETIQIEENVFVRNLYRDYFRKLSRSDLKTRIFGRLKQLLKHMKTRIWPRKSSLP